From Epinephelus lanceolatus isolate andai-2023 chromosome 5, ASM4190304v1, whole genome shotgun sequence, the proteins below share one genomic window:
- the LOC144463546 gene encoding uncharacterized protein LOC144463546 — translation MSKITEAIELLIKTVEKYIAREDVWETMTKKELADLLRKEYPEANFEKLEADGDSHITFKEFVDIATDSNLMSSTTSDITKAMKLFKATFDDYAEKDSSKNTMNKPELCALLGKEFPNSPSDADISRHLPQLDGDNGVVSFNDFVTAVVLNFDL, via the exons ATGTCGAAGATCACAGAGGCAATAGAACTCCTCATAAAAACCGTAGAAAAGTACATTGCAAGAGAAGATGTCTGGGAAACCATGACCAAGAAAGAACTTGCTGACCTGCTCCGCAAAGAGTACCCTGAGGCA aaCTTTGAAAAGCTGGAAGCTGATGGTGATAGCCATATAACATTCAAGGAGTTTGTCGATATCGCAACAGACTCCAACCTGATGTCCA GCACCACGTCAGATATCACAAAGGCAATGAAACTCTTCAAGGCTACCTTCGATGACTACGCTGAAAAGGACTcaagcaaaaacacaatgaacaaACCAGAGCTGTGCGCGCTGCTCGGCAAAGAGTTTCCTAACTCA cccTCAGACGCAGACATTAGTCGCCACCTCCCCCAACTGGATGGTGATAACGGTGTTGTTTCTTTCAACGACTTTGTCACTGCTGTTGTCTTAAACTTTGACCTGTGA
- the LOC144463547 gene encoding uncharacterized protein LOC144463547, producing the protein MSKITEAIELLIKTVEKYIAREDVWETMTKKELADLLRKEYPEANFEKLEADGDSHITFKEFVDIATDSNLMSSTTSDITKAMKLFKATFDDYAEKDSSKNTLNKPELCALLGKEFPNSPSDADISRHLPQLDGDNGVVSFNDFVTAIVLNFDL; encoded by the exons ATGTCGAAGATCACAGAGGCAATAGAACTCCTCATAAAAACCGTAGAAAAGTACATTGCAAGAGAAGATGTCTGGGAAACCATGACCAAGAAAGAACTAGCTGACCTGCTCCGCAAAGAGTACCCTGAGGCA aaCTTTGAAAAGCTGGAAGCTGATGGTGATAGCCATATTACATTCAAGGAGTTTGTCGATATCGCAACAGACTCCAACCTGATGTCCA GCACCACGTCAGATATCACAAAGGCAATGAAACTCTTCAAGGCTACCTTCGATGACTACGCTGAAAAGGACTCAAGCAAAAACACTTTGAACAAACCAGAGCTGTGTGCACTGCTCGGCAAAGAGTTTCCTAACTCA cCCTCAGACGCAGACATTAGTCGCCACCTCCCCCAACTGGATGGTGATAACGGTGTTGTTTCTTTCAATGACTTTGTCACTGCCATTGTCTTAAACTTTGACCTGTAA